CTCCCCGCTCCAGCGCGCGCGCCTCATCGTAAAGAACATAACCCGGAAGATTCGCGCGCAGGCGCTTGAGCGCCTGATTGAATTCCCCATTCCCGGTGCGCGTTACCGCCCCGACCAAAGCCCCGGACTCGCGGTCGAGTGCCTTTAGATCCTTGCCGGACAGGGGGTGGCGCTTCAGCATCCCCTCGCGCCATCCGGCCTCTCCCTGGGCCAGGAAAAACTCTTGCAGCCGCAGCCCTTCGCGGGGGTCATAGCCTGCCTTCGCCAGCCGGGACAGACTCCCGCGCAGGGCTTCCGCTTCCTGCCGGGCCGTGAATCGGCTTTTCAGCAGCAGACTGGCCCGTTCCGGCGCCAAACGGGCCTCGGGAGCGTAGGAAGGCCCGGAGACGGGAGGCGGCAGTTCCCCTTGGGAAGCCCCCGCCAGATGCGCCGCATGACCCTGTCGGACATGCTCCAGCTGATGGGCAAGCAGAGCCGCCAACGGCCCTTCCCTTTCAAATTCGGCCAGGAGGCCGCGGGTGACCAGGATAAAACCGCCGGGCAGGGCCAAGGCATCGGGGCGAGACTCGTTCACTACGACAAAGCGGCCCGCTTCACCGGGCGCGAGAAGGTGTTTGCCAACCTTCTGAAGATAGGCCTGCAGGGGATTGTCGGGATAGAGGCCGCCGAGGAGCTGACAGGTCGCCGGGAAGAGCCGCTCGCCGGTCCGGTTGGCGCGCTCATCGGCGGAAACTACGTCCGCCGCCTTCCCGGGGAGCACAACTTGGCTGCGGGGGGCCATCCGCGGCCCACCGCAAGCGGCCAAGAGCAGCATTAAAACCAGGGCCCCCGACAAAAGAATGCTTCGCGTCACAATCGACCTCCTTCGTTGGAAGGGGTCAGGATAAAGGAAAACGCCGGGGGGATAAAGGGCAAAGAGCAGCTGCAGATCAACAAAAAATCCCCGAAGTCGTCGTCAGGACGTTTTTTTCTGGCGCCGGTTGTGGAAAGCAGTATATATATATGCGGTTGTGCCGAGACAACCCGCGCCGCCTTATCCCGCTATCCCTATTTCCCCACTGGCGTTCCCGGAAGCCTTCCGCCGTCGCTATGGGATCGAAATCCGCGAAAAAACCAACCTCAGGAGCCATCGCTACACATGCCAGAAATGATTCGGAACATCGCCATTATCGCCCACGTCGACCACGGCAAGACCACCCTGGTTGACGCCATGCTCAAGCAGTCCGGGATTTTCCGCGAAAATCAGGTTATCACCGAGCGGGTCATGGACAGCAACGACATCGAAAAGGAACGGGGCATCACCATCCTCGCCAAAAACCTTTCGGTTCACCATAACGGTTACAAGATCAACATTGTCGACACCCCCGGCCATGCCGACTTCGGCGGCGAGGTCGAGCGCGTTCTGAAAATGGTCGACTCGGTGCTGCTGCTGGTCGACGCCTTCGATGGCCCCATGCCCCAGACCCGTTTCGTGCTGAAAAAATCCCTCGACCTGGGGATCAAGCCGATCGTCGTCATCAATAAGATCGACCGCCCCGGCGCCCGCCCCGATGAAGTCGTCAACCTGGTTTTCGACCTCTTCTGCGAACTCAACGCCAACGAGGAACAGCTCGATTTCCCCATCGTCTATTCGAGTGCCAAGCTCGGTTTCGCCAAACGCGAACTGAGCGACGAATCGAGCAATCTCGAACCCCTTTTCGAAATGATCCAGAAGCGGGTCGCGCCCCCCGTCGTCAATCCCGACGCCCCCTTCCAGATGCTGGTTACCAGCATCGACTATAACGAATACATCGGCCGAATCGCCACCGGCAAGATTTTCAACGGCCGAGTCAAAGCCGGCGAAACGATCGTCGCCATCGACCGCCAGGGCAAGCAGACCCGCGGCCGCATCAGCAAACTGCTTGGCTACGAAGGCCTCAAGCAGATGGAGATGGCCGAAGCCAGTGCCGGCGACATCGTCACCATTGCCGGCTTCGAGGAGGTCGGCATCGGCGAAACGCTGGCCAGCGCCGCCGATCCCCAGCCCCTGCCCTACGTCGCCATCGACGAGCCGACCCTCTCCATGAACTTCATGGTCAGCGACTCACCCTTCGCCGGCCGCGAAGGCAAATACGTCACCAGCCGCAACATCCGCGACCGGCTGATGAAGGAATTACGCACCAACGTCTCGCTGCGCGTCGAGGATACGGACAACACGGACACCTTCAAGGTCAGCGGCCGGGGGGAATTGCATCTGTCGATTCTCATCGAAAACATGCGCCGCGAAGGCTTTGAACTCTCCGTCTCCAAGCCCGAGGTCATCTTCCGCGAAATCGACGGCGTCCGCTGCGAGCCGATGGAATACCTGGTGATCGACGTGCCCGAGGAGTTTCAGGGGACGGTTATCGAAAAACTCGGGACCCGCAGGGCGGAAATGGTTTCCATGCAGCCGATGGACGGCACCAACCGCCTCGAATTCGTCATTCCCGCGCGGGGGCTGATCGGCTTTCGCACCGAGTTTCTCACCGATACCCGTGGCACCGGGGTGATGAATCACACCTTCCACGAATACGCCCCCTACAAAGGGCCCATCGTCGGGCGCAAGAACGGGGTGCTGATTTCCATGGAGAATGGCGAAACCGTCGCCTACTCCCTTTTCAACCTGCAGGATCGGGGGATCCTCTTCGTCGCCCCCGGGACGGACGTCTACGAAGGAATGATCGTCGGCCAGCATGCCAAAGAAAACGATCTGGTAGTCAACGCCTGCCGGGGCAAAAAGCTGACCAACGTCCGCGCCTCCGGTTCGGATGACGCCATACGCCTGACTCCGCCCAACGTCCTCACCTTGGAACAGGCCCTCGAATATATCGACGAGGATGAACTGGTGGAAGTGACGCCCAAATCGATTCGCCTGCGCAAGCGTTTTCTCGACGCCAACGACCGCAAGCGACAGGAAAAGACCCGGAAATAACGTCAGTAAGCCCCGCCACCCCGGCGGGGCTTTTTCGTTACCGACGATTCCCGGCCGCAAGAACTTGAAAATCCCGGAAATTGTCTCTATATTGACCCGGTCGAACGCCGAAGACGGCGCTCCCTGCCCAGGAGGAACCGTGGAACAGAACCTGACCCCCAAGGAACAAGCGATTCTCCTCGCCATCGCCCGCCAGGCGGTAGTCGCCTGCGTACACGGCGACAGCGACTATGTCGAGCCCCGCGAAGAGGAGGCCCTCAACGTCCGCCGAGGCTGCTTCGTGACCATCAAGCAACAGGGCCAGTTGCGCGGATGCATCGGCAACTTCCAGTCGGAGCTCCCCCTTTTCAAGGAAGTAGCGGCCATGGCCTGTGCCTCGGCCATCCGCGATCCCCGCTTTTATCCTATGAAAGAAAAGGACCTGGACGATTTCACCATCGAAATCTCGGTCCTCTCCCCCTTGAAAAAAATTGATGAAATCGAACAGATCGTCATCGGCCAACACGGCATCTATCTGGAAAAAGGCTATTACCGGGGAGTCCTCCTGCCCCAGGTGGCGACCGAGCGTCATTGGGACCGCTCTACCTTCCTCAAACAGACCTGCCTCAAGGCGGGACTGGCCGCCGACGCCTGGAAAGCCGAAGACTGCGAAATCTACATCTTCAGCGCCCAGGTCTTCCACGAAGGCGAAACCTCAGCTTAACGAGCCGTTCCACCAACGCAAAAAGGCGAAACCGACCGGTTTCGCCTTTTTGCGTTGGTGATAGAGAAAACTCAGACCGCGCCGCCAAAGGAATAGTACTTCATGATCATATCGATGCGCGCCGCGTCCTCTTCGGAGAGGTCGACGATGCGCAAGCCGGCGTCGAAAAAATCGGTATTGACCGAAGGGCGGCACCAGCGGCATTCGGCCGTGCATTCCACCTGGGAAGCTCCCCCCAGCTTTTTGGGGAGCAGGATCCGTAACTGGTAAAGCCGGTTGATCGCCAGGGGCTGTTCATGGATCAGCATCAAGCCTTCAGCGGTAAGGTCAACCAGCCGACCGGTCGGTTGATCGATTTCCACATCCACCACTTCCAGATAAAAAACCGTCTGTTTTCTTTGGCTTTTACGCTGTACCATTTCCGAACCCATGCCTCGCCTCCCGTCCGCTGAGATGTCGTCGTCCACCGCCGTCCGTCGGCGACATGAACCATCCTACACGAAACCTCCGGTTATCTCCATCCCCCAAAAGCTGACAAACAACTGAAAAAATTCATGGTCTGCATCTAGCCGCAGTCCTCGCGATTGTTGGACGACGCCATTAGTGATAGATTAATACCATGATCGCGAGTCGCTTCAAATACGGAGGACACCCACTCCTCGGCTTGGTCCTGTCACTGCTTCTTCCGACCCTCGTCGGCGGGGTGGAAATCGTCTTGCCGACGGAGACCCTGGGGCTCGGAGCCTTTCGCGAGTCGGTGCGCGATCTTTCGAACTACAGCCTGCTCCCCCCCGAGTTGACGGCTTTGGCCCCCAGCCTCAGTTCTCCGGCACCACTGGAAAGGCCCCTCTCCCTCGATAAGGTCGGCAGCATCGCCGCCCTGCGTCTGAGCACCGAGAGTCCCGTTTCCCCCTATGTCGGCGCCGGTTTAAACAAAATCGACGGCGACCAGGAATCAGTCTTCGAAACCTTCGCCCGCCGCGATGAGGGGGTACGCTATCAACTCGGTGCGGGGATCGGCGTCGACCTGGGGAAAGCGACCCGCCTCGGTCTCGATTACCGCTACACGCCCGCCGCCGACAGTTCCCTTCTGGAAGCCACCACTCCGGATGAGGTCGAAGGGGATCGCCACCGGATCTCCTTCGGCCTCGAATTCCTCTTCTGAAAAAGTCAGTGCCGCCGCCCTAGCCTCGGTGTTCCACCAGAATCTCGTCCATGTGCCGGAGCGGCAGAGAAAAATGTCCCTCGTCGGGAATCAGGCGCGACCGGCAATGGGGCAGACTCGCCACCAGATGGTCGACCAGCACGCGGGGGACGGTGCGATCCGCCGTGCCGTGCCAGAGTCGCACGGGAAGATTCAACTCCGACAAGGGGAAATCCCAGGCCGCGCGATAGATGGCCATGTCGGCAATGACGCCGCGTCCTTTTTGTGACAGGGCTTCACGCAGAGACTGGGCCATCGTCGAAAAAATGCCGGCATCCCGAAAGAGCGCGCGATCCTCGGGCGGAGCAACAAGAAGCAAGGCGCGCAAAATCCCTTCCGGATAGCGGCAGGTCAGGCGCAGAAGCTTATCTCCCAACCACCGGGAAAAACCGGGAAAACGTTGCGACCCCGCCAGAGCACCGCGTAGCGGCCGAGGCAGCTTGAAAGACAAGGCGGGGTCGCCCAGAGGCCCCAAGGGGCAGACCAGGCTCAACAACTCCACCCGTTCGTTAAGTGCGTAGGCACAGGCCAGAGCAAAGGGGGCGCCGCCGGAAACGCCGAGAATCCCGAAGTCTTTCAGTCCCAACGCGTCGGCCAGGGCCGCCACATCCGCCGGCCAATCGCTCAGACGACGACCGGGGAGATCGTCGGAGCGCCCGTAACCCGGCCGATCCACGGCAATCAGGCGAATCCCCAGGCGAGCAGCGGCAGCGGCGGCCAGGACCGCCTCCAGCCGGGAGCCGGGAAAGCCATGAAAATAGAAGACCGGCCGGCCCTCCACCGCGCCGTATTCGGCATAGGCGAGCCTGCGGCCATCCTTCAGCAGGTGCACCAGAGCGCTTCGCTCGTCAATCATGCCCCTCCCCTTTCCTTCTCAAGGGGCATCGAGCAAGCCCGCCAACTTCTCCAGCTTGCGGGCCACCGCCGCCTTGACCCGTTCTTCGCCAAACATCCAGGTCAGCTGGCCGATCATCAGGGTGACATCGGCGAGTTCCGAGACGATCTGCTCCTCATCGACCTTGTCCCGTTTCAAATGTTTGAGCGCCGCGATCAGTTCGGCACACTCTTCAATTGTCTGATCGTACTGGGCTTCGACCCCCCATTTTTCCAAGGCCGCCCGATAGACCCGCTCCATATCCTTCACTGACAATCCTCCCTGTCCATCTTGTTAATCCCCGCCCCCTGTGTTAATCTTCCCGCCATTCATCCACATTTAATCCATGAGATTCCATGACTTATCGCATCTTTTGTCGACTCGTTTCCCTATTGTTTGTAACTTTGCTCGTCAGCTGCCTGGCGACCGAACCCCGACGCCCGCTCTCGACGGCGGTCTTCCCTCCGGGGGCGGAACCGGCGAAAAGTGCGCCCATCGCCAAAAAATCCACGCCCCAAGAGAAACCGGTGCCACCCCCCCCCGCGCCCAAGCCGACGACCGAGAAACAAGACGAAAAGACCTCCCAGCCGGATCTGGTCTGCGCCACGCCCCCAGCGCCGTTGAAAATCCTCGGCTACTCCATTCAGGTCGGCGCCTTTTCCAACCCCGACAACGCCGTCCGCTTCGCCGCCCTGCTCGAAAGCCGGGGGATCGACGCCTATTCCTTCCTGCACGAATCAGGGTTGTACAAGGTTCGCTTCGGCGATCACGACACTTACGCCGCCGCCCGCGGCGAAGCGGAAAGCTTGCAA
This genomic stretch from Desulfuromonas acetexigens harbors:
- a CDS encoding alpha/beta fold hydrolase, translated to MIDERSALVHLLKDGRRLAYAEYGAVEGRPVFYFHGFPGSRLEAVLAAAAAARLGIRLIAVDRPGYGRSDDLPGRRLSDWPADVAALADALGLKDFGILGVSGGAPFALACAYALNERVELLSLVCPLGPLGDPALSFKLPRPLRGALAGSQRFPGFSRWLGDKLLRLTCRYPEGILRALLLVAPPEDRALFRDAGIFSTMAQSLREALSQKGRGVIADMAIYRAAWDFPLSELNLPVRLWHGTADRTVPRVLVDHLVASLPHCRSRLIPDEGHFSLPLRHMDEILVEHRG
- a CDS encoding outer membrane protein, with translation MVLSLLLPTLVGGVEIVLPTETLGLGAFRESVRDLSNYSLLPPELTALAPSLSSPAPLERPLSLDKVGSIAALRLSTESPVSPYVGAGLNKIDGDQESVFETFARRDEGVRYQLGAGIGVDLGKATRLGLDYRYTPAADSSLLEATTPDEVEGDRHRISFGLEFLF
- the typA gene encoding translational GTPase TypA; this translates as MPEMIRNIAIIAHVDHGKTTLVDAMLKQSGIFRENQVITERVMDSNDIEKERGITILAKNLSVHHNGYKINIVDTPGHADFGGEVERVLKMVDSVLLLVDAFDGPMPQTRFVLKKSLDLGIKPIVVINKIDRPGARPDEVVNLVFDLFCELNANEEQLDFPIVYSSAKLGFAKRELSDESSNLEPLFEMIQKRVAPPVVNPDAPFQMLVTSIDYNEYIGRIATGKIFNGRVKAGETIVAIDRQGKQTRGRISKLLGYEGLKQMEMAEASAGDIVTIAGFEEVGIGETLASAADPQPLPYVAIDEPTLSMNFMVSDSPFAGREGKYVTSRNIRDRLMKELRTNVSLRVEDTDNTDTFKVSGRGELHLSILIENMRREGFELSVSKPEVIFREIDGVRCEPMEYLVIDVPEEFQGTVIEKLGTRRAEMVSMQPMDGTNRLEFVIPARGLIGFRTEFLTDTRGTGVMNHTFHEYAPYKGPIVGRKNGVLISMENGETVAYSLFNLQDRGILFVAPGTDVYEGMIVGQHAKENDLVVNACRGKKLTNVRASGSDDAIRLTPPNVLTLEQALEYIDEDELVEVTPKSIRLRKRFLDANDRKRQEKTRK
- the amrA gene encoding AmmeMemoRadiSam system protein A; translated protein: MEQNLTPKEQAILLAIARQAVVACVHGDSDYVEPREEEALNVRRGCFVTIKQQGQLRGCIGNFQSELPLFKEVAAMACASAIRDPRFYPMKEKDLDDFTIEISVLSPLKKIDEIEQIVIGQHGIYLEKGYYRGVLLPQVATERHWDRSTFLKQTCLKAGLAADAWKAEDCEIYIFSAQVFHEGETSA
- a CDS encoding antitoxin; its protein translation is MERVYRAALEKWGVEAQYDQTIEECAELIAALKHLKRDKVDEEQIVSELADVTLMIGQLTWMFGEERVKAAVARKLEKLAGLLDAP
- a CDS encoding PilZ domain-containing protein, with protein sequence MGSEMVQRKSQRKQTVFYLEVVDVEIDQPTGRLVDLTAEGLMLIHEQPLAINRLYQLRILLPKKLGGASQVECTAECRWCRPSVNTDFFDAGLRIVDLSEEDAARIDMIMKYYSFGGAV
- a CDS encoding C40 family peptidase, encoding MTYRIFCRLVSLLFVTLLVSCLATEPRRPLSTAVFPPGAEPAKSAPIAKKSTPQEKPVPPPPAPKPTTEKQDEKTSQPDLVCATPPAPLKILGYSIQVGAFSNPDNAVRFAALLESRGIDAYSFLHESGLYKVRFGDHDTYAAARGEAESLQQQKMIDEFFVVRPEDSTVERIRRSGKGDLRAELVDTARRFLGIPYLWGGTDAQDGFDCSGLVMVTYRLNGLKLPRTSREQFCAGKPVEKNELRQGDLVFFATNGGKTISHVGLYIGAGKFIHAPRRGKDVSITSLSSRYYQKRYMGARSYL
- a CDS encoding M48 family metalloprotease; translated protein: MTRSILLSGALVLMLLLAACGGPRMAPRSQVVLPGKAADVVSADERANRTGERLFPATCQLLGGLYPDNPLQAYLQKVGKHLLAPGEAGRFVVVNESRPDALALPGGFILVTRGLLAEFEREGPLAALLAHQLEHVRQGHAAHLAGASQGELPPPVSGPSYAPEARLAPERASLLLKSRFTARQEAEALRGSLSRLAKAGYDPREGLRLQEFFLAQGEAGWREGMLKRHPLSGKDLKALDRESGALVGAVTRTGNGEFNQALKRLRANLPGYVLYDEARALERGGQLREAVATYLRAATAAPEESIILAALGTAYLQAGDLGSARLHLAKAVALDQRYYYSRMGLGYAHLQQAGTAAAIAELEASLRLLPSQRAAFLLAEAYEKEGKSPAAREFYRAVAEADSRSKLGKFAAERLRFLEE